GATTCCTGAATAAGTAGCAGCCACCCCCGATCCTGCAGGCAGGACACAAGCCCGCCCTCCAGCTCACTTCTGTCCCCACCTTCTACTGCCTTACACCCAGGTAACTGACCCTTCACACATTTACGGTGCCCATCTGACATTCATAGCATTTAGACGGGGGACGAAGCCAGGTTACACAGGACCTTGCAGGCCATGGTAAGAATTTTGGATTAAGTGTTTTTAgctaggcacgatggctcacacctgtaatcccagcacttggggaggccaaggggggtggtggatcatttgaggtcaggagttcgagagcagcctggccaacatcgtgaaaccctgtctctactaaaaatacaaaaattagccaggcgtggtggcacatgcctgtaatcccagctactctggaggctgaggcaggagaatcgcttgaacctaggaggcggcgcttgcagtgagccgagatcgcgccactgtactccagcctgggtgacagagtgagactgtcagaaaaaaaaaattgtttttactaCTTTTGGTTTAGAaaaattcttttggattttattccaagtGTGATGGGAAGCCTTGGGGGGTTTTAACTAGGGAATAATGTGATCTGGTTCACATTTTCAAAAGATCATTCTGCTATATAGAAGAGTAATGAGGCAACAGAGGTAGCAGGAAGATCCATTAGGAAGCCATATTATAGTGGCCCACTAGGTGACAGTGGCCAGGACCAGGATGGTAACAGAAAAGCTGGAGAGAAGCAACAGCCTCAGGATGTCACATGGAGTGTAACCAAAAGAACGTTCTGGTGAACAGATGACAGCTGTGGTGGTGGGACAGATGGGATAATGAATGGGGAGTCACCAAGGATAACTCCAAGGTTGTGGCTTGTTCCAACACTGAGAGGTCGGGGCAACCGGGGGGGTCATAGTTTTCGTGAGAGAGATCAAGAGTTTGACTTGGGATGAATAAATTTGCCTACACTCAAGTCTTCCCAGATACCTCATTTCCCTTACCTGCCACATCCACGCAGCCTTCAAATTCACAAATTTAAACTTCTCAATACCGACTCTCTTATCAAATGTACCCCTTCAACTTCAATACCCATTGCCTCTGTCCTGCTCTGGTCCTCTCTTACCTTGACATATGTAACAATAGCTATGAATAAACTAACACAAAGCACTTAATAAGGGTGTATCTCTCTCTCCCACCAGCCATCTTTGATGGCAGAAACCATGTCTTATTCGTATTTAATCCCCAGCTCATATTTATTTGggcacagagtaggcactcaaATATCTGATGAACTTGATGAACTGAAAAGAGGTCTTCTTAAACAAGATATCATCTCCCGAAGAGAGAAGTCCCAACCATATAAAATGTATGATCAAGTCCCAGAAAACTTTGCCTTCCCAAGGAATGTGTTTCTAATTTGGTTTCAAAGCACACTGGttcccacttttaccactttcatGACATTGGACAATAGTACTactcttttctacttttcttccaGACCTGGGGACTTGATATTCTCTTAGCCTCATATCATCTTTGCAAGGAGTTCACAGAGAGGATTATTCTCCATCTTACAAAtagaactgaggcccagaaggaaATCCCTTAGTGTCTTTTTGATGGAACACAGTTCTGTGATGGGAAGCTATCCCAGTCTCCCATCCTTGCAAAACTGCTGCTTAGTACTCAGGTGTTCTCTAGGTTGTTCTGGAACATTTACAAACTTCTTTGGGTGTGAGGATGTGCTGCCACAAGGCCAAAaatcacattctctctctctcctctcctctctaccATTCTCAGTGCCGGGTGGGGACAGATTCCACCCACTGGGCCTGGGAGGAAGAAAAGCACCTTGGCCACTAGTCAGGGAGGAGTCACAGCCAGCAAGAAGAGAGAGACCTAAGTAGACAAGAGTAGTTTCAATGGGAAGAAGCAGGGCCACCAGTAAGAAAACCAGGAGACTCCTTCTGAAAGGCTTCCACCTGGGAGGAAAGATGGCAGCAGCGCCATGAGGAGGCCAGATCCCTCCTCCTCAATCCTCTGCGCCGGGCCCCCCCAGAGTCACTTCTTCAGGGCACCCAGGCTCTTCAGGGTCTCTTGGGCCTGGGTCAGCTGCTGCTGCAGCCTCTGGCGGGTGCTCTCGTTGGAGGCCCGCTTCAGGTGGCCCTGCATCTCCTCCACCATGGCTCGGTGGCCAGGAGTGTTGTGAAAGAGCCGCACCGCCCGGTCCCCACAGGAGGCCAGAAAGCGGCCAGTGATGTCAAAGGACAAGTTGGCGATACACTCGCCATGGACCCGCTCAAAGCACTCCTCCTTCTCGCCCCGCCGGGTATTGTAGAGATGAATACTACTGCCACTGGCCAAGGCCAAGACCTGGGCGTTGGGGGAGAGGGCCAGGTGGCACGGCGCGGCCCCCGCCGCCTCTTCAAAGCggcctgtcttcagcaagtaGGGGTCCTGCTTCTTCTTGTATTCCACATCTGTGTCCCACAGTTTCCATGTACCATCCTTGGAGACAGAAGCCATCCTGCAACACAGAAAATCACAGCTCAAGCCCCAACACACCCTGGCAGGGTAAGCACTGGCCCAACTTGAGCAGCTCCAGCTAGGAAGCTAAGTCAGCTTCCTGCCGAGGGCCAGGCACCCCACCCTCTTCAGAGCCATGGCACAAACAGACAGAAGGACCCTGGTTGTCAAGAGGGGCCAAGAGCCACTGGTCAGACATCAGAGCGGACTCACTCACCTCCGCGAGTCGTTGGAGAAAGCAAACGAGTGCACAGCCGCGGAGTGGCCCTTTAGTTCGAAGGCTCGCACCACCTCCTGGAACTCCCCCTTCTTTCCAAAGCAGACTTCCCAAACCTTCACATCTGGGGTGAAGCCACACGAGGCTACAAATCTGCCATACAACCCAGAAGCCTTTAAAACTTCATTTTCGGAGCATGTTGTTCCTGTAAAACCCCTCAATCTCGTTCCTGAGAAAGTTGATAATCCTCATATCTGGATAATATAAACCTTTAAAGAGttattttggccgggcgtggtggctcacgcctgtcatcccagcactttgggaggccaaggtgggtggatcacctgaggtcaggagttcgagaccagcctggccaacatggtgaaacctcatctctactaaaaatacaaaattagccaggcgtggtggcgcatgcctgtagtcccacctactgggaaggctgaggtgggagaatcacttgaacctggtaggtggaggttgcagtgagctgagattgagattgcaccactgcactccagcctgggcaacagagtgagactgtctcaggaaaaaaaaaaaaaaaaaaaaaggccaggtgtggtggctcatacctgtaatcccagcactttgggaggcccaggcgggcagctcacctgaggtcgacagtttgagaccagcctgaccaacatggagaaacctcacctctactaaaaataaaaaattagctgggcatggtggtgcatgcctgtaatcccagctacttgggggaggctgaggcaggagaatcgcttgaacccgggagacggaggttgcggtgagccaagatcctgccattgcactccagcctaagcaacaagagcgaaattccatctcaaaaaacaaacaaccacaagaAAAAAGTTCTTTTATGTATGTGACCTCAGTTTATCTTCTAGCCTTGTTCTAAGATATGTAACATCCCCGCCCAAAGgtggcttggcacagtggctcacgcctgtaattcgaccactttgggaggtcgaggcaagaggatcacttgaggccaggagttcaggaccagcctgggcaacatagtaacaccccatctcaacaaaaaatacaaaaattagccaggtgtggtagtgcacgcctgtagtcccagctactcgggaggctaaggtgggaggatggtctgagcctgggaggtcaaagctacagtgagctgtgattgtgccactgcactcctgcctgggcaaggGTAAAaccgtctcaacaaacaaacaaacaaaaaacaaaaattagctgagtacagtggcacatgcctatagtcctgactactcaggaggctgagctgggagaatcgctacaacccaggagtttgaggctgcagtgagctatgatcgcaccactgtgctccagcctgggtgacagagtgagactaattttctaaaaaacaaaaacactgaagATGAAGAAATAGCGACTAAGGACATGGGGTGACCTGCATGAAATCCCACTACTGCAAGTGGGGAGAGCTGAGACTTGAAGCTCGGGTTCCTGACCCCACCCTGTATGCTCTTCCCACGCGATGAAGCTGGCTCTGTTCTGTGCCtgctccccagccccagcctcttgTGGTCCCAGATGCCAATACCCCTCCTTGCCCACCTGCCACAGGGAGATACAGCAGCGTGTGTGTTGTTCATCTGGTTGGTGTTGATGGTAGACAGCACTTGACCCTTCAGGCTCCAGATGAGGACAGTGGTGTCACTGGAGGCAGTCATGATAAACTTTCCTGAGCGGGAAGGGAGTGAAGTGGGTCACGGGCAGTGACCTGACCAACTGTCATTCTCCAAAGACACTTACAAGGCCTCTGCTGCCCGAAGTATACATGTCTCCTCCCAGGCCAAGGGTCACTACAGATAAGGACTCTGCTGAAGACTGTGGCCCTTCCCCACCTTCCCTAGGGACCTGGTGTGGCCCAGGGACTCCAGGGGAGCACAGAGCCAGGCTGTTCAGAGCCAGGGACCCCTTGTCCCTCTCAGGTTGAGCAGAACTTTCAGGCAGCATTAACTCATTGAGGAAATAGAACTGGATCTTTCCTTCATGCTTTGGGCAGGCGCCACCCTCTGAATGCCTCTTACCTGTGTTAGCAATGCCAATGTCGATGACAGGCGCCTTGTGCTTTTTAGGGAAGTCCTCTGGGGTGGCTGTGAAGATGTAGCCCCCATCCTCCCGCTTGGTCATCTTGAAGACACGGAGGGTGTCCCCGTTGGCCAGCCAGACGATGAAGGCTCTAGAGACAGGCAGCAGACAAGTCACGCTCTCACTGGACAAAGAGGCTCTGTGTTCCAGGTCCTGTGCTGGGTTCTCGGGGAAGTCAAGATCTCTCCTCATGCCCCACAGTCTAGCCTTAAAACTTAAGCCCCTGGTTCCAAATCTCATAAAACTCCTCAAAAGGTAAGATTCTGATAGCTTTGGCTCCTTTAGTTTCTCTCTAGGGTTTAGAAACTAAGGCTCATCTGGAAGCCAGGCCAAGGTATTTCCAGGTAGGAAGAGACCTTCCCCCGTTTCCTTGCTGTATGGCAGCCCAGACCTCCAGGGAGCCCCAGGCAGCGCGCAAACTATGTGGATGCTCTTTCTGGCACCCCAAGGGAGGCCCTGGGTCCAGGTCCCTCCTCGCTACCTCAAAGCAGATACGGGAAGGCCAAAGCCTGGGACTAGGCCTCTGCAGGCAAACCTGAGGCTCCGTCCTGTCCCACCTGCAGTCAGGGCTGAAGCGCACCAGGGTGGCGTGGTCCAGCTCCACGTTGGCTCTCATGCTGCGGTGCTCTCGCTGCAGGAAGTCCTTGGTGCTCCAGATGCGGATGGTGCGATCATCTGCACAGGTAGCCAGGTATTTGCCATTGCTGCTAAAGTCCATGCAAGATATGTTCCCGCTGTGGCTCTAGGGGAAGGGTGGCAGGAAGTGTCAATAGGAGCTCCTGGGGGAGATGGGGAAGCCAAACCTGGAGCCGGGGAGATGGGGCCCTGTGGCCTGGATTAACAGCAAACTGAGATTGGGCTGCGATGAGAGGGGACAGAATTAAGCATCCTCGCTGATTCTGATCAGAGGCAGGAGGGCCTGTAACATGCATGgaatactccagaggaaaagcctGTGGGGCTGAGTCTCAGGGTGCACGCTGTGCCAGGTACCCCACGTACCTTCAGAGCTGCAGCCAGGAGGCGGTGGGTGAAGTTGTGTTGTTGAGGCTTCTCCTTCCGAATCCGCTGATATTGTTTCTGCTTCTTGGATCCCGAAGATTTGTCAGGTGGAAATCCATTTGCTTTTTGGCCTATAAGGAAGGGCCATGTTGTTCTCCAGTTACTCACTGATAAGCATTTACTGCCCACCTATGATGAGCCAGGCACTGAGTGGAACAGCAGGAGATTAACCAGATATGGCCCTTGTCTTCTGGAGGAGAATGAGTGTGATATGGGCAAAAACAGAGGCTTTggctggctgggtatggtggctcatgcctgtaatcccaacgctttggaaggctgaggcaggaggatcacttgagcccaggagttcaaggctgcagtaagctatgatcacaacactactgcattccatcctgagtgacagagcaagaccctgtctcaaaaaaaaacaaacagaaaacagaaacaaaacagaggctttggaatcagacctGGGTTTAGATTCTGTCTCTACTACTGACTGACTACTGAGGAGGCTGTTTACAGTAAGTCCACAGAGCACCTTCATGCAGAGTGGAAAAGGTGCACTCTCTGGGTGGGGTGATGCTGCTGGGCGGGTACACAGCACGGCCAGTGGAGTGTGGATCCTTGGCCAGACATCCCTATGTAGGGAGTAATGTGCACAACTGTCTCTAGCGGCCCTGCTTTGGGTAAGTTATTGAATTGCTCTggatcttggttttttttttcttttctttctttcttttttttggagacagagtcttgctctgtcgcccaggctggagtgcagtggcgtgatctccgctcactgtagcctcggcctcccaggttcaagcaattcttgtgcctcagccttccaagtagctgggatcatgggcgtgcaccaccatatccagctaaatttttttttttttttttccagatggagtcttgttctgttgcccaggctggagtgcagtggcatgatctcagctcactgcaagctctgcctccagggttcacgccattctcctgcctcagcctcccaagtagctgggactacaggcgcccgccaccatgcccggctaattttttttgtatttttagtagacgtggggtttcaccacattagccagaatggtctcaatctcctgaccctgtgatccacccgcctcggcctcccaaagtgctaggattacaggcatgagccatggcacctggccccaatttttttgtttttttagtagagatggggtttcaccatgtgggccaggcttgtctccaactcctcacctcaagtgatctgcctgccttggcctcccaaagtgctgggattataggcgtgagccaccgtgtccggcccaaCCTTGGTTTTCTTAAAGAGAGGTTGagaactgggcgcggtggctcatgcctgtgatcccagcattttgggaggctgagatgggaggactgcttgagctcaggagttcgagaccagcctgggtaacatagtgacaccccatctctacagaaaactttaattagctgggcatggtggtgtgcgcctgtggtcccagctattcggaggctgaggagggaaaattgcttgagcccaggagttcaaatgcagtgatcgtgccactgtattccagcctaggtgacagagtgagattctgtctcaaaataaataaataaataaataaataaataaaaataagggagATTGAATTGGATGAGATATCTACAAAGTGACAAGCAAAAGTACCGAACACAAGCATTAAAGGCTCtatggaggccgggtgcggtggctcatgcctgtaatcccagcgcttcgggaggctgaggcagctgctggatcatttttttttttttttttttttttttgatacagagtcttgctctgttgcctcagtctcgatctcctgacctcgtgatctgcccacttcggcctcccaaagtgctgggattacaggcgtgagtcaccacgcccagcccggcAGCTGGATCATCTTGATGCCAAGGAGTtccaccagtctggccaacatggtgaaaccccgtctctactaaaaatacaaaaattagccgggcgtggtggcaggcgcctgtaatcccagctactcaggaggctgaggcaggagaatcacttgaacccaggaggtagaggttgcagtaaaccaagatcgcgccactgcactccagtaccTGAAAGAACTCAGGGATGAGAAGTCAACATCTGTTGAGTCCTGTGCTGGGGAGTGGAGCCAGTCACTTTTGTAAAAGATACTTAATTGAGTCACAAAGCTGGCATGTGGTAAATGACTGCAGATGCTCCCCAATTCCAACAGGAAAAAAGCTCCTGGGCCCTGCAAACAAACACAGCCACAATCTGTCCTCTGCTTCCTTCTCTCCAGGCGTGTCTAACAAGCCCCCCTCCTCACACTTAAGTCATACCAAATGCTGTTTGGGGACTCCTTGCCTTCTCGGGTATCGCCATTGGCAGGAACGTCTTTTTTCCTTGGCCTTCTGGCAAACTCTTCTTCTAGAACCATCCTTTGAGACCCCACACTACCTCATGTGCCCCCTATTCTCAGTAATGATTTCCCTAACAACCACCTCCCCCATAAAAGAGAAGGACtcggccgggcagggtggctcacgcctgtaatcccagcactttgggaggccgaggcaggtggatcacacgaggttaggagattgagaccatcctgggtaacacagtgaaaccccgtctctactcaaaaaatacaaaaaattagccgggtgtggtgtcggacgcctgtagtcccagcgactcaggaggctgaggcaggagaatggcgtgaacccagaggcagagcttgcagtgagccgagatcgcgccactagactccagattgggtgacagagcaaaactccgtctcaaaaaaaacaaaaaaacaaaaaacaaaaaacatgcagggctggccgggcgcagtggttcacgcctgtaatcccagcacttttggaggccaggacgagtggatcatctgagatcaggagttcgagaccagcctgaccaacgtggcgaaaccccgtctactaaatatacaaaaattagccaggcgtggtggtgtgtgcctgtagtcccagctactcgggaggcagaggcagaagaatcgcttgaacctggcaggcggaagttgcaacgagccaagattgtgccactgcactccagcctgggcaagaagagcgaaactctgtctcaaaaataaataaaaacagcaggGCTGCCCACTGACTCTCTGGTGTTTCCCGTTTCTAGTACTAACCTCTTCTATGAAACTTTTCAGAGACAGGCTCTtgccgtcacccaggctgaagtgcagtggcgcgatcgatcacaactcactgcagccttgaattcctggactcacgacaccctcctgcctcggcctcccatggagctgggactacaggggcgtgcacaaccacacccagctaatttttcgtagagatggggtcttgctatgttgctcaggctggtcccaaactcctgggctcaagcgatctccctgcctcggcctcccaaagtgctgggaatacaggcgtgagccacttcgcctggcCTCAGTGAAACTTATTTCACCGTGTTTTTCACTTACATATTTAGGTGTTCATAATGCAGATGTACTTCTCCTTTACTGGACTCCTTACAGAAAAAGATCCCAAAGCCTATCACAGGGTCATAGATGCCCAGTAAATGCTGCTGCACATCACAGAATTGGTGCTTTTTCCGAGATCGCGGCCACGGAGCAGGCTGAAGAGTTTACGGTGCTCTCCTGGCCACCCCGGGGACGGCCCGGCCTCGGCCACAGAGAAAGCCGCAGCAAGGGGCCCAGGTTGGAGCCAGTCCCGCCCCAGGAGGTGCGCCTAACCCGGCAAGGCGGGCCCCCGTCTCTGGAAGCGAAGCTCACGTTAccagaggagaaactgaggcccatggAGTCGCCGAGCCCCAACAGCCGCGGGCCCAAACCGCAGGTCGGACCACGAGGAGGCCGGGAGCCGGGACACCGCGGGCCGCCCCCACCCGACCCGGCCCCACTTACAGGCGGGCCGGCCGCTCCTCTCCTCCCCCGCGCGCAGCCACCCCCGCGCTACCGCCGCCGTCGCCATCAGGGCCAGCAGCCCAAGCAACACCGACAGCCCCATGAGCTCCGACATCTGCGAGAGCTCCATGTTGGTGGAGCCACTGCCACCTCAGCTAGTGACTACGCGGGCGCCCGCACGGCTCTGCCGGGCCGCGCACGCACGCGGGGGCGCGGCCTGGCCGTTGGGGCGCCTCAAGCGGCTGGGCCTGGCCGTTAGAGCGCCTGGGGGCGGAGCCTGGTTGTTACAACGCCTTCAGGGCGGGGCCTGGCCGTTAAAGCACCTCAAGGGGTGGGGCCCGACTGTTGGGGCGCTTGAGGGGCGGGGCCTGGTTGTTAGAGCGCTTTGAAGGCGGGGCCTGGCCGTTAGAGCATCTCGAGGAGCGCAGCCTGGTTATTAGAGCAAGTCGAGGGGCGGAGCCTGGGTTAGAGTGCCTCGAGGGGCCGCGCCGGGTTGTTAGAGCGCCTCGAGGGGACGAACCCAGAGGCAGAGCGTCTCGAGGGGCGGGACCTGGTTGTTAGAGCGCCTGGAGGGACAGACTAGGTTAAAGCGTCTCGAGGGGCGGGGCCTGGAGTTAGAACGGCTCCAGGGGCGGGGCCTGGAGTTAGAGCATCTCCACGCGCCAAGCCTAGTTATTAGAGCGCCTCGAGAGGCGGAGTCTGGAGTTAGCGCGTCTCGAGGGGCGGGGCTGGGTTATTAGAGCGTCTGGAGGGGCAGAACCCGGAGGTAGAGTGTCTCGAGGGGCGGGGCCTGGAAGTAGAACATCTCGAGGGGCAGGGCTCGACCCTTGGTGCGTTTCGAGGGGCTGGTCGCCTGGCGGTTGAGATTGCAGGGCTGCGGAGGGCGGAGGAAGGCGGGATTTGCGATCACTGCTCACGCCTCCTCCTGAAGAACTCACTGATAATTGTTTATTAAAGGCATTATTCCAGCCATCACCACACTGGATCCTTTCAAGGAAGCGGGGCGGGGATTATTATTACCATTTAACGGATAGGAAACTCAGCATCAGCGAAAGTTCAGATgggcttttacttttttttttttttttgagacggagtctcgctctgtcgcccaggctggagtgcagtggtacaatctcggctcactgcaagctccgcctcccgggttcacgccattctcctgcctcagcctcccgagtagctgggactacaggcgcccgccactgcgcccggctaattttttgtatttttagtagagatggggtttcaccgtggtctcgatctcctgacctcgtgatccgcccacctcggcctcccaaagtgctgggattacaggcgtgagccaccgcgcccggcctgggcttttacttttattgctggtggagaaagggaaaagtaggccaggcgcgtGGAGTGGAACAGCCTCCGCAAAGACCTGAGAAGCTGGGATGTGGGAAATGGCTAGAGGGGCGAAAGGTCTGGGGGACGTTGAGCGCTGGCTCCATCCAACAAGCCGCTCATTACAGGGAGAGGTGGGGCAAAAGCTGTGTCCGAGGATTCCCTGGATGGACCtttgtgtgaaaagaccaaaatcAGAAAACCGGCAGTGGCTTCAAGGATCCGAGAGGGAGGTGACGAGGGCCTGGATTTGGGGATGGCCTGGCAAGTCGAAAGTTAAAAGGgagaatttttaatagaaaacttattttatttatttatttatgtatttacttttgagacggagtctcattctgttacccaggttggagtgcagtgacgcgtctcggctcactgcaacctccgcctcccgggtgcaagagattctcctgcctcagcctccagagtagctgggattacaggcgcgtgccaccatgccctgctactttttgtgttttttatagagacggggg
This genomic interval from Gorilla gorilla gorilla isolate KB3781 chromosome 6, NHGRI_mGorGor1-v2.1_pri, whole genome shotgun sequence contains the following:
- the TBL2 gene encoding transducin beta-like protein 2 isoform X1 codes for the protein MELSQMSELMGLSVLLGLLALMATAAVARGWLRAGEERSGRPACQKANGFPPDKSSGSKKQKQYQRIRKEKPQQHNFTHRLLAAALKSHSGNISCMDFSSNGKYLATCADDRTIRIWSTKDFLQREHRSMRANVELDHATLVRFSPDCRAFIVWLANGDTLRVFKMTKREDGGYIFTATPEDFPKKHKAPVIDIGIANTGKFIMTASSDTTVLIWSLKGQVLSTINTNQMNNTHAAVSPCGRFVASCGFTPDVKVWEVCFGKKGEFQEVVRAFELKGHSAAVHSFAFSNDSRRMASVSKDGTWKLWDTDVEYKKKQDPYLLKTGRFEEAAGAAPCHLALSPNAQVLALASGSSIHLYNTRRGEKEECFERVHGECIANLSFDITGRFLASCGDRAVRLFHNTPGHRAMVEEMQGHLKRASNESTRQRLQQQLTQAQETLKSLGALKK
- the TBL2 gene encoding transducin beta-like protein 2 isoform X3 translates to MTKREDGGYIFTATPEDFPKKHKAPVIDIGIANTGKFIMTASSDTTVLIWSLKGQVLSTINTNQMNNTHAAVSPCGRFVASCGFTPDVKVWEVCFGKKGEFQEVVRAFELKGHSAAVHSFAFSNDSRRMASVSKDGTWKLWDTDVEYKKKQDPYLLKTGRFEEAAGAAPCHLALSPNAQVLALASGSSIHLYNTRRGEKEECFERVHGECIANLSFDITGRFLASCGDRAVRLFHNTPGHRAMVEEMQGHLKRASNESTRQRLQQQLTQAQETLKSLGALKK
- the TBL2 gene encoding transducin beta-like protein 2 isoform X2: MDFSSNGKYLATCADDRTIRIWSTKDFLQREHRSMRANVELDHATLVRFSPDCRAFIVWLANGDTLRVFKMTKREDGGYIFTATPEDFPKKHKAPVIDIGIANTGKFIMTASSDTTVLIWSLKGQVLSTINTNQMNNTHAAVSPCGRFVASCGFTPDVKVWEVCFGKKGEFQEVVRAFELKGHSAAVHSFAFSNDSRRMASVSKDGTWKLWDTDVEYKKKQDPYLLKTGRFEEAAGAAPCHLALSPNAQVLALASGSSIHLYNTRRGEKEECFERVHGECIANLSFDITGRFLASCGDRAVRLFHNTPGHRAMVEEMQGHLKRASNESTRQRLQQQLTQAQETLKSLGALKK